gacagcaaggaaaaaaaacacctctcaAACCCTTCATTTAGGAGTGAATTAGATCATTAGAAACCTATTAACAAAAAGACTAGCTTGCTTTGCTAGTCTAATTAAACACAAAACACCCTACCCAGCTTGGCAGGAAAGACCATGTGTACAGAACTGACTATGTTCTGCTACATTTTCAGCAcacatttttctctgttccttctcATCAGCAGAAAGATTCAGACTGGGTGACTGATATGTTAGGAACGCTGGAGAAATGAGCTGGATaaaccagcacaggaaagatacaTCTATTGCACCCTATACTCCCTTGCAACTAGGCCACTGCATCAGTCGCCTGCAACACTGCCATAATCTGCCGCCTGGTCCTGCCTGTGACATGCTGACTGGGGGTATCTAGTGCGCAGTATCACAGGACCATAAAGAATACTGTAACTGCAGGCGGGGGTATCCAAACAAGACTACTGAGAAGCAATGCTCTTTCAGTGCGGCCCAGCACCACATCCCTTCCTAGACCATGTGGTCTGCATAAGGCCCTGCGCACTGGGAAAGGTGAAACATAATAGGTCTCCAAATATTTGGTGTAAGAGATTAGCTAAGATAAATTCAGGATAACTACAccctttccccccttccccaagAAGGATATCTGTAAGCCAGAAAAGCTGCAAGtgacttttaacatttttaacaaaGTGGCAATCTGCATTGCTACATTATCAAAGGATTAAAACAGCCTGAAAGAATTAGTAAACATGACTTAACCTAATAATACTTAGGTACTTTTCATAAGATACACCTATTGATGCATCACAAGAAtgcaattttcctttttctttttgcagtggTATTTCATTATTAACACAAAGTCATTTCTGACAGGGAAACCAATACTATGCACTGATTATCTTGTTGTAAACAAAAATACgctttccaaagaaataaaatgagaactACATAAAACTAAAACTAGTTTAAGTTACCTGTAATGAATATTTGACTTTCATTTGAAGTTGTCAGGTAAATTGTGCTGGCAGGATTCTCACTGAGGTCCCGTACCACTCTCATCTGTGTGCACACTAAATAtgtcactggagaaaaaaaacaaaaccacactgcatttttttcctgatatttcaCTGATTTTAGAATGTCAAGACTGACACACACTGGATTAATTTTATTAAGTGCTCGAAACAAGACATTTCAGTTCTTGACTCCACAAATGCTTCAGCAAGTACTGAGCCCCATTATAAATTACAATATGGAGATGTAATTATATTTTCAATTTAATAACGGTGCAAGGAAATTTCAGCATCCATTTTAGAACTAAAACATGAGATACTTCATCAGGTGGGATATCAATgaaataaatagtaaaaatacGGATATTAAATGGCTGTGTTTCTTAAGGATAAAAAGCATCAAATCATGGAAAGCACAAGAAATCATGACATGCCACTGCAAAACTTCTAAACAGAGTAGAAACTCACTCTTTTGTTAATATCTCAGTTAAACATTGGAATGTCATTCTTTGTCATTTCCCCAGAACACTCCAGATGAATGCAGACATAATCTTAACAGGGTTGTGCAGCTAGTCCTGCATCATCTGATATAAAAAATGCACGTGACACCAACCAGCGTTAATGGAAGGATGAGtgcttggagaagagaatgcaggctggaagaaatatttaaagctatttttaaatccttaacTAAGGATACCCGTTTGAAACTTATCATTCTCAGCTCACATGCAATAACTAACACAGCTGGGTGATGACTGCTGTTTGGGCAACAAAAGTATTTATTCAAATGAAGCTTTGCCACTTtcacctctcccttcccccaaTCCTCTTAAATTATTCctgtctataaaaaaaaaaatattcacaggaGAAAAGGAGTAATAGATTTGACCAGCTGCTGCCTATATTTGCCTCTGATGCAGGAGATGCTGCCCCAGGTGCTTCACTTAAGTTTCTGTTTGAAATTAATGAGATCAGATGAGCCTCAGTCCCAGCTACCCATCTATTTGTTTACACTAACTGGCAGACTGCAATATGATAAAGGTTTCAAATACTTataccttttttttatttttaaattttactttctgaTCAGCTATTTTCCGTTTGAAGAGACAAACCATGGCAATTTTTTATTCAGTGGCAATTATACTCAGAATTTGAAAACAGTAACCAACTAGAAAAATACTATGAATAATTATTAATAAGTAATATAGAGAGACAAATACTTGGGTGAATATGCTCAAACACATCTGGCTGAGAAGTTGCAAATAATTCCAGTATGAATGGCTGGTCTGAGGTCCCATCGATGGCATGTGCCCAACGATAGAGCCAGAAGTCTTCACCATGTTCTGTATAaacaaatattaagaaaaatgtataaGCATTTATTCAGAAAGTTAAAAATTGTTTGATAAATTCTGAAAGTCATATTTATAGAAAAACCTCTCTTTCTTGCTCGTTCAGCCCTTCCTACAAATGTCACAAGACCAATAACATCACAGGAATGATTGTTTGGCAAGTCATCCAGTTCTGAcctaaaaccaaaacagaataaaaaagtgGGTATTTGTTAATAACAAAACATAAAGCTTTCCCAGAAACTTGTTAAAAAACATTTCCAACTAACACTCAGCGTCATGTGGTGAAATTTAAGTTCCATCTTGACAACCAACAAAATTCTATTTTACCTTGTGATAAACCGATATTTAACTTCAGGTAATCCCCACTCTGGCTTAACCATTTCTTCTGGAATAATACTTATTTTAGTAGGAGGGTCTCGAACATTAAGGCTGAtttctgacaaagaaaaaaaaaggtaacatttAAGGCATGaatacaaacttaaaaaaaataaaacccactttaaaaaaagcctcacaaaaaaacccagagtaaAGTTTCTTAAATGAAGTATTCCAACTTCATCTCACCGCTTGCGAAATTATTAATAAACTCCTCTGACTTTATGTTTTCATCAAAATAAAGGAATTCAGGCACCGCATTCAACAATGCAATTTTATAATCTGAGCAACATTAAACTTTCCAATCCCCTACATGAGCCAATAGGTCAAAAGCCAGAAACTCATGCTACAATACTGATTAGATATGAAGTACTTTTTACACCAGCCTTACTCTCAAATGTCACTAAGATCTAAAATCAACTTGCAgacaattaaataaaaagaagacagaaCTCGCAGATGAGTACTTCCACATCTGATACCAGTTCAGGTAGTTATTAATATGATAGGAAGATGCCACGGccatggaggaaaacaaaaggtcTTCTCACGTCTACTCCATAGCAcctgaaaaatgtcatttattaAACAGACTGTTTAGATGCTGAATAATAAACATGGTGGAGCACTGAAGGAAGTGGGGGTTTCTGCAACCAGATAAAAATCACAGGAGGAATGGCTTCAGCATCTAGAATACACAGAGTGGTACCCCATTGTCTCTCTCACAAGAAGACACATCTTGCTGGTGTGAAAAAGACAGATCCTGATGATGCTTCTACAAGATGCTTCGATTTGGGATTATTCAAATAATGCACCCAGAAAGGTAATTAAATCATTATAAATCATACATAAAACTGTTTATATAATTATATCCGGCCCCTCACCCTAGCACTGTAACATTAGGAAGGTGTTATACTTAAAATCAGACCCTCTACTTATCAATTTTCTTTTGGCTGCTGCCTTCTAGAAAAGTATTTGGAGGACAACTGTGGTTTTGAATATGGTGTTTTAGGACAGTATCTCAGATAAAActcctgaaaacaaaactttcccATGCATCAAAACTATTTACCAATTGTTTCCTCATTTTGAGATTAGTTGAAAGTCATATACTCAACTCAGGACTATACCCTGGGATGATTCAGAAGCTAAGGTCAGTCCAGGCTATTTGAAACCGCAGTTCCCATCAGTACCACATAAATTCAGTGATCTGTGAAAAGCACACATTGCCTAGCAGTGGGATTCAAGGTGTTGGTACTAACTATTCAAGCTCCGGAGGTTTTAGGTCCTGAAACAGCACCTCTCAGCATGTCGCACAAAGCTGCAGCtgcaaagagaagcaagcaaTGCAGAACTCGCTTCACAGAAGTCTTGGAAGATGCCAGAGGCATACTGTCTTGCAAGAACTCTTCATTTGGAAAGCCCTTTCCCCTGTGGCCCTCTTAAGTCTCCAGCCACATTTTACAGCATTTACAGGTGAAGGATTGTAAGGGAACACTGGAAAGCTGGGATTTGATGGAATTACAAACTGGAAACAGATGATGAAAAAAGTAATTGTTACTTAAGCCATGCAGTGTAATTGATTGCTGTAACTAGCTAGCTGAAGAACTTTTGGAGTGCTCATTGtgcatgcttaaaaaaaaaccctgaaatattCTCCCATACTGGGCATACACAGAGATATTGATACTAACAGACTAATTAGTGAGGCATTAAATTTCACTtcatctgaacaaaaaaaaaaaccaaacacatgcaCCAGGAATTGCATAAAATTGATTTTATAACTGCTCTAGAAATTTCTCTGGATATACTGTTCTCTTTAGACTCTCTTCTTACAGGATATATGGGCATAACATCCATCAGTGCATGGTATTATGTGCTTTGTAAGTTCATATGAAGACAAAATTCTGAGCATTGTGCTGAGAAAAGTAGTAAGCTACTGTACAAACACTGATATGAACCCAAGATTAGTAATTTCTGCACTATCCAGGGCCTGAAAATACACCATGGCACTTTACTATAGACTGTCTTTTAATTCTTCCATTACACATCTATTACCATTTACAGCCCACTGGCCTGACTTCCATTTGGATGTCTTCATTAACATTTCTACCCCAATTATGGTTGCAGAGATCAGTAGTGTAGCGTGAATTAAGCCATTAAAATGAAGTGATATTTGCCCCTAGAGAAGGTCACCTCAGATGGCATATTTTATTCTGTCCCTTTCCCGTAGAAAGGTTGTGTGGCAATTATAATCGTTTTCAGGGCTGACTTGTAATCATCACCAATCAGCTTCCCTCACAAACTTCCATTCCTGGCTAAACATTTCTCTCTCCTGCCAACTCATCACAAACACTTCAGCCATTAAGATCTGGTTTTCAGGCAAAGATATGTTAGACAGAGAATACACTGCTTCTAACAGTGAAAATATTGTTTATTTCTGTGCACTGTAGCAACCGCATTAGGAAACTGTCATTGTTAATCAGTTATACATACATTGTACTTCACTAACAAGCATAtttgtttgtttcacagaagttATTTGAATTTTCTGGATGTTGGCTGTTATTTTGTTCTCAGTATAAAAGCACAGAAGGGGAAAGAACTCATGTTCAGCAAAGTAGGGGGGGGGGTGAAAGTTGACCAAATCCAGTTTGAAAAGGCTATTACTGTTACATCGCAGCACTTGTATTTCTGTAGCACAGCTCCTTTGATTATCTGTCATAGTAAACAACTGCAAGCAAGAAAATACTTTCTCATTGCCAAGGAATATTCTTCACATATGCTCTCCCACGGTGCTGCTGTTTCAGCACAGACAGCAGTCATCAATGCAACTTTTTATTCAGCGTAGCTTTGCAGACACTCTGGGCCTTGACCATATACACTAAAATTTAATGTCAGATCAGGTGACACAGTGCTTCAATGACCTGGAAGGTGTGAGCTGTGCACAGACACTATCTGTATTATTAATCAGGAAGTAGAATTAGATGAAAATTCAGAACTAGAGGCCTGTCTTTATGACCCCAATACTTGACATCgggatttaattttttatttttttttactaaagttTTTAATTAATTGTGGCAGTAAACTCTGTAGACATTACAAAAATATAAGCATGGAACAACAAGAACTTGGATGTTACGACACTTTTCAGAGCTAGTATTTAAGGATATATACCTTATCAATTAGCCTCAGCAATGGATCCCTTTCTATTTCATTTCTGTGAAGAGCTACCTTTTTACAGCTATATTTCATTGAATCAAAACAGGTTTCTGCAATACTTAACCAATTGTAGCAAATCTCTTCATCTGTGAATCCCCTGGGGTTGGCTGTGTTTTAAATGGGTAACTGGTTTTGATAGCATACTGTTCAAGAAGAAGTACCGTGCCAACCTTCACGCTGTTATACCATTCAGGACATAATGAATTCCACAAAACCATTGACATCATGCCTGAACCATCAGCAACTTCAAAGTaagcctaaagaaaaaaaaaaaaaaagacacaaaatacaTTCGTCTTTTATCATGATTCTGGTATGCATTTATTTTGGATAACACATCAGCTACTTAACTCATGAACAATTTCTCTGATGATTACAAATGGATAGAGAGTATATTCCAAAACTTGTACTGAATAGTAGAGTTGAAGAAATCCCTAATTTCCACAAAAAGAATTCTTCCACAACTACCCCAGCCCAAACTCTTTGTctttccagtgcttgataacagTAGGTGACACCAGTTTCACTCCACGGTTTTTGGAGCAGGCTGGGGAAATACCATGCACAGGAAACAATACTGAAAAGATTCTTCTTTTTCAGAGAGAATGCTGTATTTAgaataacatttcaaaatatcCATGAAGGAAAAAGATATTTTGGAAGTTGAGACGTTACAGGACCATTTGCTAAACATTCTTGATCAAAACACTATATAATTCTgactttcaagcaaaaaaaagacCTTGCAGGAAACAATCTGCATTGTAAACCACTATCTCCTCATTGAAGTTTTTTTCACAGCaaagatttctgattttttttttttttttaaaccgggCAAACTTTGAATCCATAACTGAGCAGATCACCGAGCagtgaaaaagatttttaaacagtCTTATAATGGTCTTAAAAGGTAGaaatccactggaaaaaaaaaaaacacaaaacaactcAGCTCTATCAAAATGCTTAATTTATCCACACATCAGCCTCAAACAATTGCCTGCTTTTGTTCACACTAGCATTCACTCTCTTTCATATATCACCATTTATATCTCTTTAATATATCACCATTCTTGAACATATCTAACACCTTatgtttttctcccttgctgCTTCTAAAATCATCTCTTCCTTATTCCAAGTTCAATATAGAGGTTATACAAACTGACACTTGTTAATTCATTCTAATACTCCTGAATGTATGTTCAGCAGTATTAATAACAATAATGTAGTTATTATTAATTAATACTATAATGTAGTCATGAATAATACATCCTTGAAAGTAAACCATTATATCATAGAATCTTTCGTTATCCCATTGGTTTTTATCTAATAACTCAACACACAATGCTATCTAAAGAAGTAATGCATAAAGCAAAAAGCACGTAAAAAATCTGTCTCCTAACTTACTGAGGTAAATCAGCTCTGGGTATTGGTTCTGTACCTCACACCAGGAAAAGTGAACTGCCATGAAAGTTAAGAGTATCATCTAGACTGTCTGCTGAGAAGCACCTCCAATAAAAAGACCCAGATGTATCTCCACGTACAAAGGGAATGGAAATTTGGAATAAGAGAACACTACAGCATTTCATTATGATGTTTCATACCTCCCTCTCCTCATGGAAGAATTCATGAGAGCTACTGGAGCTCTTTGTAACATGCCGCCCTCCTGCATGGGGTCTGGCTGTGATGGAGTTTATTTCTTTGTACCAGCCGCCATAGTGCCGTGTTTTAGATCTGTGACTAAAACAGCGGTGATAACACACCAacattttagctgttgctgaacagtgcttgcacagtctCAAggtccttctctgtttctcactctgccatCCCAGCGGGTAAGCTAGGgatgggcaagaggctgggaggggacagccaAGAGCACTGTCCTGAACTCACCTaggggatattccatgccatgtaaCATCGTGCTCAGATACAACATGGGCTGCTAGTCTTCCCAAAGTACCCATTGTCCAGAGACTGGCTGAGCACTGGTCTGCCAGTGAGGGGTGCTGAATCACTGCCTTTGCATCactcatttgcctttttttcccctcctttcatcttattaaactgtctttatcacaacacatgtttttttccttacttttgctctgccaattctctcccccacgtccctggagggggcaggggaaagCAAATGACCAGCTGCTGAGTGCTTGGTTGCTGGCTGGGACCCCCACCTCACCTCCTGTCTCTATTTCCAAGAAGCTCTACATAAAAGTAGCACAAGTAAAACATTAGGAAAATCATTATGAATTCCAAGTAATACAAGCTATCTGGAAGTCACCAGGTGAGAGAATTAAGGGATACAAATTGCTAatatttgtttgaatttttttatctttttttttaggtAAGACAGACCAACTTCTACTGCATAGAGACCAGAAACATTTAGGCTGTTAAGACACTAAAAactccaaacatttttttttcccttcacaaaaAGCTCAACTGAACTATAGTAACTGAAACGCATCCAGCAAAGTTTGTACATACAATCACTAAATCTACCACTTCCTACCCCAAAGGGCTCAGCATTTTTGTAAAGgtagtatttttaatataaagtaGCTACAACACAAATCTTAACTTTATGTGCTCACTATATGAGAGTAACGATATCAAAATATCCTACAGCTATTTGTTTGAGTGCTAACCTATGTGTTTATCCCTCTTTACCTGATAAGGCATAtccatttttttctctggtttcCCGTAGTACCTTAGTCTAGATTTGTGCAGGACTCTCACAAGAAGAGGATGGAAGTGAACTCTGCTTCTCCAGGTCATTTCCAGTTGACCAAGAGAAGTCAGCTTGGAGACTaaggataaacaaaaaaaaccaaaaaaaaaccaaaaaaaaaaaaaaaaaagaaagagacaccAAAAAAAGAGCATTCATGATTGAACATTTCAGTTTTCAGGAGTAAAGCACACAGACCAGAATGTCACATGTATTTTCTTAATGTTTCTAACATTTAAAGAAGCTCTTTTGTTTATAATATTCACCACGAAATCCTGCTCTGATTTATCTGCACATAGCatagttttgttttggggttttttttttaattgaagaagaGAGTGATGCTCCACTCTCGTGAAACCCCACCTGAgtactgtgcccagctctggagcccccaacataggaaggacatggatgttttggagtgggtgcagaggagggccacaaacatgatcagagggctggagtacctctcctatgaggaaaggctgagagagttggggctgttcagcctgtagaaggctccggggtcaccttatagcagccttccagtacctgaaggggcctacaggaagggtggagaggggcatttcacaagggtgtgtagcgataggacaagggggaaggctgtaaactaaaagagggcagatttagattagatattaggaagaaattcttcaccatgagggtggtgaaacactggcacaggttgcccagagaagctgtggatcccccctccctggcagtgttcaaggccaggctggatggagctctgagcaacctggtctggtggaagatgttcctgctcacggcaggggggttggatctagatgatctttcaggccccttccaacccttaccactctatgattctatatttaaaGTGTCCCAGAAGTGGTGTCAGATGAGCAGAACAGCTGCTACAAAAGACACAGGTGTTAGCCTACCAGGGCACCACACTCGTGCAGAAGTCCCACTCACACCTCCCTCCGCACCAGGCCCCACGCACTGGCCGAGCCCCTCGGCACTGACGCGTTCCAGGTGGCAGCTTCCAGGTGCGCGTACCCCGTCCCACGAACGAGCCCAGAGACTACTACGGGACAGATGTTTTTGACACCTCAGCAGACTGGGTGCAAGCACCATAGCTCCGTCTTCCCAGTCAACGTTttgtaaagtttaaaaaaaaaatccctccaagtAACACAGACATGCAAAgcacgatcacagaatcacagaatggtgggggttggaagagacctctgtgggtcatctggtccaacccccctgccgaagcagggtcacctacagcaggctgcacaggaccttgtccaggcgggtcttgagtatctccagagaaggagactccacaagccctctgggcagcctgttccagggctccgtcaccctcagagggaagaagttcttcctcctgttcagacggaacttcctctgcttcagtttgtgcccattgccccttgtcctgtcgctgggcaccactggaaagagtctggccccatcctcctgacacccacccttcagatatttatcggcatttctaaggtcccctcgcagtcgtctcttcttcaggctgaacaaacccagctccctcagcctctcttcgtaggagagatgctccagtcccctcctcacccttgtagccctccgctggactctctccagtcgctcctcatctttcttgagctggggagcccagaactggacacagtactgcagatggggcctcactagggcagtgtagaggggaaggagaacctccctcaacctgctggccacactcttcttaatgcagccCATATACGCATGGCGTGCTCGTATGGGTGCCCAATGCAACCAGAGGGTCCCTTCTGACCCGGGAGCTCGGCCCAGCCGCACAAGCGACCGCGCCTCCACGGCTCCGCGGGCGCCCCGGCCGGCTCCAGCGGCGCAGGCCTCCCTCGGGCCCTCGGCTGCCGCAGGGCCGGCTCCCACCTCCACCCCCCGCCTTCCTATAGAGCCGCCTCCTCTCCCCTTACCGTCTACATTCACCTGCGCCGGGGGCTTCTCCGCCACCCACATGTCTCCGTAGGGGTCCTCGTTGTTCCACAGCGGCAGGTAGTGCTTCCTCTCCCcgcggaggggcggcgggcggcggggggcggcggcggcgggaggggtcCCGGCGCCCCCGACCCgctccagctcctccaggcaGAGGAAGCCGTAGTTGAGGCGCTTCTCGTCGTACAGGTAGGAGCAGCGCCTGAGGCGCAGGCGCGCGCCGGCGCGCAGGTGCGCGCGCTGCACCAGGCCATTGAGGCGCGGCGCCAGGTAGCAGCGCTCCTGCCCGGCGCCGTCCGCCAGCGTCACGTCGTACCAGTactgcggggcggcggcggcgggcggcggcggcgccccggCCAGGTACCGCTCCACCGCCAGCACCGTGACgggcggcggctcggcgggggcCACGCTCAGCTGGGAGGAGCCCCGCACTTCCTCAAAGACGCTCCGGAGCCAGGaggcccctccgcccgccgccgccccccgcctctccccgcgtTCCGGGGTAGGGTCCTGCATGACGGCTTCCTCGAGGCCCCTCCCctcgcgccgcgccgggccgctggcgggggagggcggcgggagaCGGCGGCCTCGGCCTCCGGCCGTCACGGGCTGAGCCGGGGCGCCGCCAtggcgcgggcgggggcggggctgcTGCGCGCGCGCGCCGCGCGCCCCGTTCAAAGCTCCCAACGGTCGCGGAGGGGGAGGGGTGGAGCCGGCCGAGCgttgccgggggaggggggggagcagaCGGTGACAGGAAGGtggcgggggcagcggcggggagagCGGGCGAGGAGGGGGCGGAGGGGAGGAAGCGGGGGAGGtgagaggtgggaggagcagccgcgggggtgggggggtctgcGGGGCGAGCGGGCTGGTGCTGCCGGGGTCCCCTGGCGGGCAGGGGatggggcggccggggctgccctgctCGCCTCCCGCCGCTCGTCATTCCCCGCGCCCCGTTGGGCAGCGCTTGCTGCACCTGTTGCCGGTGGCGTTTTAATGTGACTGGGTGCGCGATGCTCGTTGTTGCTCCTCCCAGCCCGTAGCACGGCTTGGGGTGGAGGGGGCCTGTAGAGGCCATcgagcccagcccccctgcagcgagcagggacatcttcaactggatcgggctgctcagagccccgtccaacctgaccatgAGTGTTTCAAGGGATGGAGcagcgaccacctctctgggcaacctgtgccagtgcctcaccacactcatcgtaaaaaatctcttccttatatccgGTCTAAATCTCCCTTCTTTCGTTTTAAAGCCactatcccttgtcctgtcgcaacaggccctgctgaaaagtttgtccccatcttgcttataagccccctgtaagtactgaaaggccaccatagggtctgcccgcagcctcctcttctgaaCGACCCcaacagcctctcctcatagcagcagtgttccagccttctgatcgtttttgtggccctcctttgtaGCTGTAGTGGAGGTGTCTCATGCTAGTTCCTAAAATTGTGTTTACCTTTTTCATGGTTGCAGTGTGTTGGTAATCACAATCATTCTGCCGTTGAAAAAGTCTCCTGGGTCTTTCTGCTTTGTTGTTCCCCACAGCAATGGTTGAGGTTCCATGTAATAGGAGAAATTCTTGCTCGTGGTCCTTAAGTGCATGAccacacttttaaaaattattattattgacTTTCATCCCAGTGCTACTACCAATATCATCCCATTCTCCATGATCACTTACAGTGTTAATGAAACTTCTGAGGATTAAGAACTTTGTATTTAATACTTTATTAGCACTTGCTAATacgtgtatttttttctgtcagaggAAACCTCAGAATGAGGAGAGAGGGCTAAAGATGAAGGGGcaggaagaggaagcagagaagcagtTTCCAGTATTTATAGTGTCACTGGTCCAGATAGCCTTCGGAAATCCAGAAGACCGAGGCGGGGCTGCAGCTTAGGCAGGGCTGCCTCACACGCTGGGCCAGAAGCAGTTCTCCAAGCTCACAGCCGGAGAATGGCTCCGTTCCTGGTCTATTCCCTTTGCCACTGTGGAGCATTTGCCTTAGGGAAATTGGAAAACCTGTTGCTTGAACCATTTAAAATGGACTGAAAAACTAGACAAGGGGGTATAAAACCCAAGCCTTTTCTGGCCTTTAGGCTGCCCTAGGAATGGTATGAGTTTTATATAACAGTGCACTCCTTAGTGAGAAAGTTTAAATCAGTCTTTCTTGATATTTATGTGGAAGCCAAGGTATTGAGTAAAATTTCAGCGTGATGTCTCTTTCCCAGTAAACACATGATCTGTTGTGTGGACTGATAAAATGGCATTTACACTTTACAAAACCAAGCATGACCCAAACACCTTTTTACTGAGGTTGCATAGGGTGTTATTTCACATTTACATACCGGGCTTACCCGGAGAGCTGTGGTGTAGGCTCTTTATCAGCTATTAAATGAACCAGTAGGTACAATGAGGAAATCTGTGGACTGTTCCCAGCCTCTCTCCACTTTTGTCTGTGTTTGTGATACAACTTGCGGAAGAAAGGTATTTTATTTATAGCAGAGGTAATTGTTACATGTACACCTGTTGTCAGGGTTTTTTATTACTGTAAGTCACTGTGGTTTCAGTTCTGAAAACTGTGAAGATGTAGCTTTTGTGGAGTGATAATGGACAGATGTGGACTGATAGTAGAGTTAATATAATTTTGGA
The Opisthocomus hoazin isolate bOpiHoa1 chromosome 14, bOpiHoa1.hap1, whole genome shotgun sequence DNA segment above includes these coding regions:
- the RADX gene encoding RPA-related protein RADX isoform X1; this encodes MQDPTPERGERRGAAAGGGASWLRSVFEEVRGSSQLSVAPAEPPPVTVLAVERYLAGAPPPPAAAAPQYWYDVTLADGAGQERCYLAPRLNGLVQRAHLRAGARLRLRRCSYLYDEKRLNYGFLCLEELERVGGAGTPPAAAAPRRPPPLRGERKHYLPLWNNEDPYGDMWVAEKPPAQVNVDVSKLTSLGQLEMTWRSRVHFHPLLVRVLHKSRLRYYGKPEKKMDMPYQAYFEVADGSGMMSMVLWNSLCPEWYNSVKVGTVLLLEQYAIKTSYPFKTQPTPGDSQMKRFATIEISLNVRDPPTKISIIPEEMVKPEWGLPEVKYRFITRSELDDLPNNHSCDVIGLVTFVGRAERARKREHGEDFWLYRWAHAIDGTSDQPFILELFATSQPDVFEHIHPMTYLVCTQMRVVRDLSENPASTIYLTTSNESQIFITGWHKGQPYTKDTKVKNFIQWTKTQNEADQMKKTVIGGYYPFPRPPNDFLKYCKNSKVESVLKAIGETGKEIEDLHYREHKRIAVQGIISAIRYISCTNAAEEASGVELVQKDASQSLESSATSKEDCVHKGKNTSLQNKEVKSFLGPHCSPGEQHQHQALPSKKSSVKRKIPRVLNTDAEQGSMSVTPISSYPYFTRSARRKCGLNEFQPEDFLQDKNEQAVSDSSQYCTVDQEGMSDIPEAEESGRTCDSWQSDLWAQVKDKLMKYLHHSTIFPESIPRKFDYVHKDLLMQQYNLHAAVHQPKETRTDKNINEFKSASGLGYYEVTVLGVNHDVAIDVAFLPLFCPEDPHLFQLEDIQNDTLLSCMSCISACQQKATSNGRLRDMFPLSNEIVKAAMDLDGKHVVCILDICHLGDNKVEVFLSKIYKTVEPGVLDPV
- the RADX gene encoding RPA-related protein RADX isoform X2, with product MQDPTPERGERRGAAAGGGASWLRSVFEEVRGSSQLSVAPAEPPPVTVLAVERYLAGAPPPPAAAAPQYWYDVTLADGAGQERCYLAPRLNGLVQRAHLRAGARLRLRRCSYLYDEKRLNYGFLCLEELERVGGAGTPPAAAAPRRPPPLRGERKHYLPLWNNEDPYGDMWVAEKPPAQVNVDVSKLTSLGQLEMTWRSRVHFHPLLVRVLHKSRLRYYGKPEKKMDMPYQAYFEVADGSGMMSMVLWNSLCPEWYNSVKVGTVLLLEQYAIKTSYPFKTQPTPGDSQMKRFATIEISLNVRDPPTKISIIPEEMVKPEWGLPEVKYRFITRSELDDLPNNHSCDVIGLVTFVGRAERARKREHGEDFWLYRWAHAIDGTSDQPFILELFATSQPDVFEHIHPMTYLVCTQMRVVRDLSENPASTIYLTTSNESQIFITGWHKGQPYTKDTKVKNFIQWTKTQNEADQMKKTVIGGYYPFPRPPNDFLKYCKNSKVESVLKAIGETGKEIEDLHYREHKRIAVQGIISAIRYISCTNAAEEASGVELVQKDASQSLESSATSKEDCVHKGKNTSLQNKEVKSFLGPHCSPGEQHQHQALPSKKSSVKRKIPRVLNTDAEQGSMSVTPISSYPYFTRSARRKCGLNEFQPEDFLQDKNEQAVSDSSQYCTDQEGMSDIPEAEESGRTCDSWQSDLWAQVKDKLMKYLHHSTIFPESIPRKFDYVHKDLLMQQYNLHAAVHQPKETRTDKNINEFKSASGLGYYEVTVLGVNHDVAIDVAFLPLFCPEDPHLFQLEDIQNDTLLSCMSCISACQQKATSNGRLRDMFPLSNEIVKAAMDLDGKHVVCILDICHLGDNKVEVFLSKIYKTVEPGVLDPV